A region from the Salidesulfovibrio onnuriiensis genome encodes:
- a CDS encoding ABC transporter permease, which yields MARTEKQRRFAPGTGLTLLTFLALLGLWSALAYTGSVKEFFLPRPHTVLTAFVKMYEEGILLSYSWDSIYRVMVGWAMAVVVAVPLGMFIATSRRCAAMFGPLMEFARYLPVVALVPLTLLYFGIGDLQKFMVIFLGTFFQLVLMVADSTARVPQDLSRAAATLGASRAQTYRLVLVPGALPGIMDDLRITIGWAWTYLVVAELVAANSGLGYMILRAQRFLAIDRIFAGLIIIGLLGLATDFLFKWLTRVTVPWSEKA from the coding sequence ATGGCCCGCACCGAGAAACAACGCCGGTTTGCGCCGGGAACGGGGCTGACCCTGCTCACGTTCCTGGCGCTCCTCGGCCTCTGGAGCGCCCTGGCCTACACGGGCAGCGTCAAGGAATTCTTCCTGCCCAGGCCCCATACGGTGCTCACCGCCTTCGTCAAGATGTACGAGGAGGGAATTCTGCTGAGCTACAGCTGGGATTCCATCTACCGCGTCATGGTGGGCTGGGCCATGGCCGTGGTGGTGGCCGTGCCGCTGGGCATGTTCATCGCCACCTCCCGGCGCTGCGCCGCAATGTTCGGCCCGCTCATGGAGTTCGCCCGCTACCTGCCCGTAGTGGCCCTGGTGCCCCTGACCCTGCTCTACTTCGGCATCGGCGACCTCCAGAAATTCATGGTCATCTTCCTGGGCACCTTCTTCCAGCTCGTGCTCATGGTGGCCGACTCCACGGCCCGCGTTCCCCAGGACCTGAGCCGGGCCGCCGCCACCCTCGGCGCGAGCCGGGCGCAGACCTACAGGCTGGTGCTCGTCCCCGGGGCGCTGCCCGGCATCATGGACGACCTGCGCATCACCATCGGCTGGGCCTGGACCTACCTGGTGGTGGCCGAGCTGGTGGCCGCCAACTCGGGCCTGGGATACATGATCCTGCGCGCCCAGCGCTTCCTGGCCATCGACCGCATCTTCGCGGGCCTGATCATCATCGGCCTGCTGGGCCTGGCCACCGACTTTCTCTTCAAATGGCTGACCCGCGTCACGGTGCCGTGGAGCGAAAAGGCATAG
- a CDS encoding TIGR02285 family protein, giving the protein MKTFFLTSLYALFFLIHSLPAAAQDTITWIYSDFPPVHITSGPLKGQGYGDYITTLLINNMPEFHHERLSCNPLRAKELMLQKSKVANPALLKRPDREKFIEFSIPAYVVIPNTALIFKRHLEKLTPYLNKEGQLQLARAITESNLKLGINVERAYGGIIDETLAKYKTHRNIHTNFTMLGSQLALMEKERIDYAIGYPMEAQYLNKKYKNRDAIVCIPIEGMPDYYLGYVGCPKNEWGKNVIGKINEVLLKYRNTPEYKEGYESWLDENSIKRLREYIKEAY; this is encoded by the coding sequence ATGAAAACCTTTTTCCTGACCTCGCTCTACGCACTGTTTTTTCTCATCCATTCGCTTCCTGCGGCCGCGCAGGACACCATCACCTGGATATATTCCGACTTTCCGCCGGTCCACATCACTTCCGGCCCGCTCAAGGGGCAGGGGTATGGCGATTACATCACCACCCTGCTCATAAACAACATGCCGGAATTCCATCATGAACGATTGAGCTGCAATCCCCTTCGCGCCAAGGAGTTGATGCTGCAGAAAAGCAAGGTGGCCAACCCGGCGCTCCTCAAGCGTCCCGACCGCGAAAAATTCATCGAGTTCTCGATCCCCGCCTATGTCGTGATCCCGAACACGGCGCTCATTTTCAAGAGACATCTCGAAAAACTGACGCCCTACCTCAACAAGGAGGGGCAGCTGCAACTTGCAAGGGCCATCACGGAAAGCAATCTCAAACTCGGCATCAACGTGGAAAGGGCGTATGGCGGCATTATCGATGAGACCCTCGCGAAATACAAAACGCATCGCAACATACACACCAACTTCACAATGCTCGGCTCGCAGCTGGCCCTGATGGAAAAGGAACGAATCGACTATGCCATCGGATATCCCATGGAAGCCCAGTACCTGAACAAGAAGTATAAAAACCGGGACGCCATCGTCTGCATCCCCATCGAAGGCATGCCGGATTATTACCTGGGCTATGTCGGTTGCCCCAAGAACGAGTGGGGAAAGAACGTCATCGGCAAGATCAACGAAGTTCTCCTGAAATACAGGAACACCCCGGAATACAAGGAGGGGTACGAATCCTGGCTGGATGAGAACAGCATCAAGCGATTAAGGGAATACATCAAGGAAGCATATTGA
- a CDS encoding ABC transporter substrate-binding protein, whose amino-acid sequence MKKTLIALIAFCCLSVLASSAFAAGTKVKMAFATWVGYGPLYIAKEKGFFEKHGLDVDLIIIDDEAQYAAAMVSGNIDALGNVLDREVIHFAKGAPETVLFAMDESAGADGIIAVREIKAVSDLKGQAIGLDKSSSSYFFLLTALQKAGLEEKDVTIHEMEASDAGTAFIAGRLDAAITWEPWLSKVSTREGGHVLASSKEFPRTIVDIVTMRNDFIAEHPEAPEAMTRAWFEAIEWYRSNPNEGNAIMAKHLGETAESVAEMAAGVSFFDKAGNLAFFDKSTDSNIFEVAERARTFWSAKGIITKPVDVNALVTDKYVTGAAE is encoded by the coding sequence ATGAAAAAAACGCTTATCGCACTGATCGCCTTCTGTTGCCTCTCCGTCCTTGCCTCTTCGGCCTTTGCCGCCGGAACCAAGGTCAAGATGGCCTTTGCCACCTGGGTCGGCTACGGCCCGCTCTACATCGCCAAGGAAAAGGGATTTTTCGAGAAACACGGCCTGGACGTGGACCTGATCATCATCGACGATGAAGCCCAGTACGCCGCCGCCATGGTTTCGGGCAACATCGACGCCCTGGGCAACGTGCTCGACCGCGAAGTCATCCACTTCGCCAAGGGCGCTCCGGAAACCGTGCTCTTCGCCATGGACGAATCCGCGGGCGCGGACGGCATCATCGCAGTCCGCGAGATCAAGGCCGTTTCCGACCTCAAGGGCCAGGCCATCGGGCTGGACAAGAGCTCCTCGTCCTACTTCTTTCTGCTCACCGCCCTCCAGAAGGCCGGACTCGAGGAAAAGGACGTGACCATCCATGAAATGGAAGCCTCCGACGCCGGCACCGCCTTCATCGCGGGCAGGCTGGACGCGGCCATCACCTGGGAACCCTGGCTCTCCAAGGTCTCCACCCGCGAAGGCGGCCACGTGCTGGCTTCCTCCAAGGAATTCCCGCGCACCATCGTGGACATCGTCACCATGCGCAACGACTTCATCGCCGAGCACCCCGAGGCTCCCGAAGCCATGACCAGGGCCTGGTTCGAAGCCATCGAGTGGTACAGAAGCAACCCGAACGAAGGCAACGCCATCATGGCCAAGCACCTGGGCGAAACCGCGGAATCCGTCGCCGAGATGGCCGCGGGCGTGTCCTTCTTCGACAAGGCGGGCAACCTGGCCTTCTTTGACAAGTCCACGGACAGCAACATCTTCGAGGTGGCCGAACGCGCCAGGACCTTCTGGAGCGCCAAGGGCATCATCACCAAGCCCGTGGACGTGAACGCCCTCGTCACCGACAAATACGTGACCGGAGCCGCCGAATAA
- a CDS encoding glutamate decarboxylase encodes MPLHKKETVRDELLNDIYASTDADIRLPKYRFPKDEERPRNVYQVVRDELMLDGNSRQNLATFCQTWLDPEIHRLMNDCIDKNMIDKDEYPQTAEIEARCVHMLADLWNSPDAANTMGCSTTGSSEAAMLGGMALKWRWRKKMKSQGKHADKPNLICGPVQICWHKFARYWDIELREIPMEKGRLIMSPEEVIKRCDENTIGVVPTLGVTFTCDYEPVEAVCKALDKLQEETGLDIPVHVDAASGGFLAPFCQPDIVWDFRLPRVKSINASGHKFGLSPLGVGWVIWRDVEDLPEKLIFWVNYLGGNMPTFALNFSRPGGQIIAQYYNFLRLGREGYRKIHQSCYDTAAYMADELDRMGVFEIIYNGRGGIPALCWTLKEDANADFTLYDLSDRLRTTGWQVPAYSMPPHRKDLVVMRALVKHGFSRDLGALFIEDMKRCLEYFKHTHIHHDPTATATGGFDHGGRGEKE; translated from the coding sequence ATGCCGCTGCACAAGAAAGAAACGGTCCGCGACGAGCTGCTGAACGACATCTACGCATCAACGGATGCGGACATCAGACTGCCCAAGTATCGCTTTCCCAAGGACGAGGAGCGGCCGCGCAACGTCTATCAGGTGGTGCGCGACGAGCTCATGCTCGACGGCAACTCGCGCCAGAACCTGGCCACCTTCTGCCAGACCTGGCTGGATCCCGAGATCCACCGGCTCATGAACGACTGCATCGACAAGAACATGATCGACAAGGACGAATACCCGCAGACCGCCGAGATCGAGGCGCGCTGCGTGCACATGCTGGCCGACCTCTGGAATTCCCCGGACGCGGCCAACACCATGGGCTGCTCCACCACCGGTTCCAGCGAGGCGGCCATGCTCGGCGGCATGGCCCTGAAATGGCGCTGGCGCAAGAAGATGAAATCCCAGGGCAAGCATGCGGACAAGCCCAACCTGATCTGCGGCCCGGTCCAGATCTGCTGGCACAAGTTCGCCCGCTACTGGGATATCGAGCTGCGCGAGATCCCCATGGAAAAGGGACGGCTGATCATGAGCCCCGAGGAGGTCATCAAGCGCTGCGACGAGAACACCATCGGCGTGGTGCCCACCCTGGGCGTGACCTTCACCTGCGACTACGAGCCCGTGGAAGCGGTCTGCAAAGCCCTGGACAAGCTCCAGGAGGAAACCGGCCTGGACATCCCCGTGCACGTGGACGCGGCCAGCGGCGGGTTCCTGGCTCCCTTCTGCCAGCCGGACATCGTCTGGGATTTCCGCCTGCCGCGCGTCAAGTCCATCAACGCCTCGGGCCACAAGTTCGGCCTTTCCCCGCTGGGCGTGGGTTGGGTGATCTGGCGCGACGTGGAGGACCTGCCCGAAAAGCTCATCTTCTGGGTCAATTACCTGGGCGGCAACATGCCCACCTTCGCCCTCAACTTCTCGCGGCCGGGCGGGCAGATCATCGCCCAGTACTACAACTTCCTGCGCCTCGGGCGCGAGGGCTACCGCAAGATCCACCAGTCCTGCTACGACACGGCCGCATACATGGCCGACGAACTGGACCGGATGGGCGTCTTCGAGATCATCTACAACGGGCGCGGCGGCATCCCGGCCCTGTGCTGGACGCTCAAGGAGGACGCAAACGCGGACTTTACGCTCTACGACCTGTCCGACCGGCTGCGCACCACGGGCTGGCAGGTGCCCGCCTATTCCATGCCGCCCCACCGCAAGGATCTGGTGGTCATGCGCGCGCTGGTCAAGCACGGGTTCAGCCGCGACCTGGGCGCCCTGTTCATCGAGGACATGAAGCGCTGCCTGGAGTACTTCAAGCACACCCACATCCATCACGATCCCACGGCCACGGCGACCGGCGGATTCGACCACGGCGGCCGGGGAGAGAAAGAGTAA
- a CDS encoding ABC transporter ATP-binding protein: MSKLSIQGLTKVFGGGDKAVTALDNVSLEIAEGEFTVVVGPSGCGKSTLLNIVAGLEHETSGQAVLGGRKITGPGADRGMVFQSYTLFPWLTVRENVEFGLRIKKMPKAERAEIARKYLRLVGLADFENALPKELSGGMKQRTAIARVLANSPDMLLMDEPFGALDAQTRLQLQDLLLDVWREEKATVLFITHDIDEAILLADTIHIMSRRPGRILESIPVAIARPRDHRVTLTPEFAAIKGQIMDLLWSEMV, from the coding sequence ATGAGCAAACTGAGCATTCAAGGCCTGACCAAGGTCTTCGGCGGCGGGGACAAGGCAGTCACCGCCCTGGACAACGTTTCCCTGGAAATCGCCGAGGGCGAGTTCACCGTGGTGGTGGGCCCCAGCGGCTGCGGCAAGTCCACCCTGCTGAACATCGTGGCCGGGCTGGAGCACGAAACCTCGGGCCAGGCCGTGCTGGGCGGCCGGAAGATCACCGGGCCGGGCGCGGACCGGGGCATGGTCTTCCAGTCCTACACCCTTTTCCCCTGGCTCACCGTGCGCGAGAACGTGGAGTTCGGCCTGCGCATCAAGAAGATGCCCAAGGCCGAGCGGGCCGAGATCGCCCGCAAGTACCTGCGCCTGGTGGGGCTGGCCGACTTCGAGAACGCCCTGCCCAAGGAGCTTTCCGGCGGCATGAAGCAGCGCACGGCCATCGCCCGCGTGCTGGCCAACAGCCCGGACATGCTGCTCATGGACGAACCCTTCGGCGCGCTGGACGCCCAGACCAGGCTCCAGCTCCAGGACCTGCTGCTGGATGTCTGGCGCGAGGAAAAGGCCACGGTGCTGTTCATCACCCACGACATCGACGAGGCCATCCTCCTGGCCGACACCATCCACATCATGTCCCGGCGGCCCGGCCGCATCCTGGAGAGCATCCCGGTCGCCATCGCACGGCCCCGCGACCACCGCGTCACGCTCACGCCCGAGTTCGCGGCCATCAAGGGCCAGATCATGGATCTGCTCTGGAGCGAGATGGTGTAG
- a CDS encoding beta-ketoacyl synthase chain length factor translates to MMHISGIGLAAPFGGLDELRNALGQKTSPAISEPYKVDTGELKNHVPPRKLRRVDHFTSMTLLAAYRALADAGYGQAAPKNPAIVLCSGFGPAETTFDFLDSILDFGAGCASPLAFSHSVHNIPAAMLAMFLNTPCPCTAICQPYRPVTTALLTARAWLEEGRAETVLVGAVDESTPLLEHVSGQLGRPRIGEGAAFFVLNKANGTYGRASLLPGQAAETEDDALIDTLCGYLPVKAAFRLAAAALRAEKTGQSRCSEQGLCVTVEKD, encoded by the coding sequence ATGATGCATATTTCCGGAATAGGGCTGGCCGCGCCCTTCGGCGGCCTGGACGAACTGCGCAACGCGCTCGGCCAAAAAACATCGCCCGCCATCTCCGAACCATACAAGGTCGACACCGGGGAACTGAAAAACCATGTTCCGCCCCGCAAGCTGCGGCGCGTGGATCACTTCACCAGCATGACCCTGCTGGCGGCTTACCGCGCACTGGCGGACGCCGGTTACGGGCAGGCCGCTCCGAAAAACCCGGCCATCGTGCTCTGCTCCGGGTTCGGCCCGGCCGAAACCACCTTCGATTTCCTGGATTCCATTCTCGACTTCGGCGCGGGCTGCGCCTCTCCCCTGGCCTTTTCCCATTCCGTGCACAACATCCCGGCCGCCATGCTGGCCATGTTCCTGAATACGCCGTGCCCCTGCACCGCAATCTGCCAGCCGTACCGCCCCGTGACCACAGCCCTGCTCACGGCCCGGGCCTGGCTGGAGGAGGGACGCGCCGAAACCGTGCTGGTCGGAGCCGTGGACGAATCCACGCCCCTGCTGGAGCATGTTTCCGGCCAGTTGGGCAGGCCCCGCATCGGCGAGGGCGCGGCCTTCTTTGTCCTGAACAAGGCAAACGGGACCTATGGGCGGGCCAGCCTTTTGCCCGGGCAAGCGGCAGAAACCGAGGATGACGCCCTGATCGACACCCTGTGCGGCTATCTGCCGGTCAAGGCCGCCTTCAGGCTGGCCGCCGCCGCTCTGCGCGCCGAAAAAACAGGGCAAAGCCGCTGTTCGGAGCAAGGACTTTGCGTCACCGTGGAGAAGGACTGA
- a CDS encoding oxidoreductase has translation MSKSIRTAVIGYGFSAKTFHIPFIDSLPEFELAAISSSKRDAVVEDWPEVEHYSTADELLRRSDAELVIITAPNDVHFELAKKALENNKHVILEKPFVTRVADGEALIALAREKERILSVYHNRRWDGDFLTVKRLVEEGRLGQVKCFESHFDRFRPAVRQRWRELAADGGGILYDLGPHVIDQALQLLGLPDALTAQCLKMREGAATVDYFNLVLHYPDKVATLHADLFSAGPNRRFCVNGDKGSYEKYGLDPQEERLINGLRPTKAEWADETTDQYGTLYTADSNEAVPTERGGYQIYFQAMAEAIRTGGEPPVTAQDALWNIRLIELAMESSRSGKTVLVERQPHCL, from the coding sequence ATGTCGAAAAGCATCAGGACCGCCGTCATCGGCTATGGATTTTCCGCAAAGACCTTTCACATTCCGTTCATCGACAGCCTGCCCGAATTCGAACTGGCCGCCATAAGCAGCAGCAAGCGTGATGCGGTGGTCGAGGATTGGCCCGAGGTGGAGCATTATTCCACTGCGGACGAACTGCTGCGGCGGTCCGATGCGGAACTGGTGATCATCACCGCACCCAATGACGTGCATTTCGAGCTGGCAAAAAAGGCGCTTGAAAACAACAAGCACGTCATTCTTGAAAAGCCTTTCGTGACCCGGGTGGCCGATGGCGAGGCCCTGATCGCCCTGGCGCGGGAAAAGGAACGCATACTGAGCGTTTACCACAACCGTCGCTGGGACGGCGATTTTCTCACCGTGAAGAGGCTGGTGGAAGAGGGCCGTCTCGGTCAGGTGAAATGCTTTGAGTCGCATTTTGACCGTTTTCGTCCGGCGGTGCGCCAGCGCTGGCGCGAGCTTGCCGCAGACGGTGGGGGCATCCTCTATGACCTGGGGCCGCACGTGATCGACCAGGCGTTGCAGCTTCTCGGCCTGCCGGATGCGCTTACGGCGCAGTGCCTGAAGATGCGCGAAGGCGCAGCCACCGTGGATTATTTCAACCTCGTGCTCCATTATCCGGACAAGGTGGCCACGCTGCACGCCGACCTGTTCAGCGCCGGGCCCAACAGACGTTTTTGCGTGAACGGGGACAAGGGCAGCTATGAGAAATACGGGCTGGACCCGCAGGAGGAACGGCTCATCAACGGCCTGCGGCCCACGAAGGCCGAATGGGCGGACGAGACAACCGATCAATACGGCACCCTGTATACGGCGGACAGCAATGAAGCCGTGCCCACCGAGCGGGGCGGCTATCAGATCTATTTCCAGGCCATGGCCGAAGCCATCCGCACCGGCGGTGAGCCCCCGGTAACGGCACAGGATGCTTTGTGGAATATTAGGCTGATTGAACTGGCAATGGAGAGCAGCCGGTCTGGTAAAACCGTGTTGGTGGAGCGCCAGCCGCATTGCCTCTGA
- a CDS encoding amino acid permease codes for MSDKKKHMTVFTLSMMTVAAVVSLRGLPMMAKEGLSMVFYILFASVMFLIPASLVAAELGGAFGRQGGGVYTWVKAAFGSRWGFTAIWLQWIQNVVWYPTVLAFAASALAYLFMDPQLADSGLYTGVVILACYWLATFLTLAGSDVASKVTKYGVLFGTVLPGVLIIVLGLLWVDQGNPIMFLENAPSTASGMVHARLFPHLNGLGSVAFLAGIILLFAGVEVHAVHANELQHPATEFPRSMFLAAAVIFLLFMLGSMAVAAVIPAREISLTAGLLQAFKQLLDKFHLGFLTPVIGLLAAFGAIGGVMSWVGGPSRGLLETAKQGELPPFMAKVNKNGVQVNILMIQAVIVSLLASLYFIMTNVSVAFFLLSAITITLYLIMYILMYAAAIKLRLEQPDLPRTYKVPGGLVGLCALAGIGLIGVCFSLLVAFFPPTNLPVGNPALYVGLVAGGLVVFVGLPLIINANKKPEWKQDGPTS; via the coding sequence GTGAGCGACAAGAAAAAGCACATGACCGTCTTCACCCTGTCCATGATGACCGTGGCCGCGGTGGTCAGCCTGCGCGGGCTGCCCATGATGGCCAAGGAAGGCCTGTCCATGGTCTTCTACATCCTGTTCGCCTCGGTCATGTTCCTGATCCCCGCCTCCCTGGTGGCCGCCGAGCTGGGCGGCGCATTCGGCAGGCAGGGAGGCGGCGTCTATACCTGGGTCAAGGCCGCCTTCGGCTCGCGCTGGGGCTTCACGGCCATCTGGCTGCAATGGATCCAGAACGTGGTCTGGTACCCCACGGTGCTCGCCTTTGCGGCCAGCGCCCTGGCCTACCTGTTCATGGACCCGCAACTTGCCGACAGCGGCCTGTACACAGGCGTGGTGATCCTGGCCTGCTACTGGCTGGCCACCTTCCTGACCCTGGCCGGAAGCGACGTGGCCAGCAAGGTCACCAAATACGGGGTGCTTTTCGGCACGGTCCTGCCCGGCGTGCTGATCATCGTCCTGGGCCTGCTCTGGGTGGACCAGGGCAACCCGATCATGTTCCTGGAAAATGCGCCAAGCACTGCGAGCGGCATGGTCCACGCGCGCCTGTTCCCGCACCTGAACGGCCTGGGCAGCGTGGCGTTCCTGGCGGGCATCATCCTGCTTTTCGCGGGCGTGGAGGTGCATGCGGTGCACGCCAACGAGCTCCAGCACCCGGCCACCGAGTTCCCGCGCTCCATGTTCCTGGCCGCAGCGGTCATCTTCCTGCTGTTCATGCTCGGCTCCATGGCCGTGGCCGCTGTCATCCCGGCCAGGGAAATCAGCCTCACCGCCGGACTGCTCCAGGCCTTCAAGCAGCTCCTGGACAAATTCCACCTCGGATTCCTCACCCCGGTCATCGGCCTGCTCGCGGCCTTCGGGGCCATCGGCGGGGTCATGAGCTGGGTGGGCGGCCCGAGCCGGGGCCTGCTGGAAACCGCCAAGCAGGGCGAGCTGCCGCCGTTCATGGCCAAGGTCAACAAGAACGGCGTGCAGGTGAACATCCTCATGATCCAGGCCGTCATCGTCAGCCTGCTGGCCTCGCTCTACTTCATCATGACCAACGTGTCCGTTGCCTTTTTCCTGCTCTCGGCCATCACCATCACCCTGTACCTGATCATGTACATCCTCATGTACGCGGCCGCCATCAAGCTGCGCCTGGAGCAGCCGGACCTGCCCCGGACCTACAAGGTTCCCGGCGGTCTGGTCGGCCTCTGCGCCCTGGCGGGCATCGGGCTGATCGGGGTCTGCTTCTCGCTGCTGGTGGCCTTTTTCCCGCCCACCAACCTGCCCGTGGGCAACCCGGCCCTGTACGTGGGCCTCGTGGCCGGAGGACTCGTGGTCTTCGTGGGCCTGCCGCTGATCATCAACGCCAACAAGAAACCCGAATGGAAACAGGACGGCCCCACGTCCTAA
- a CDS encoding AMP-binding enzyme, whose amino-acid sequence MRSLPFTAIDVREMLSSLLLAETPYAQRIQWAQGASLPEDFALDAIAPDALSRIGQRADAMFHARTAGSLKGMRLEEWARAIAGHWNNSPENITFFTSGSTGEPVPATHPFAVHEQEITALAKQFRDRTRIVGFVPRHHIYGFLFSVLLPKALEIEVAWQQPMPTPGLISALRPGDLVIAFPLFWEKLVQLGTPVPEGVFGVTSTGPCPAAVIHALRENGLERMTEVYGSSETGGIGYRHEPSAAYTLLPHWNQTDDPGKLLRSMPNAPDREYPLQDHLIWEDHKRFRPAGRTDKAVQVAGINVYPKRVRETILGHPDVRECAVRLMRPEEGARLKALVVPRAESDPHRLEQELRVLAAKSLTQYERPGSWTFADRLPTNTMGKVADW is encoded by the coding sequence ATGCGTTCGCTGCCATTCACCGCCATTGACGTCCGGGAGATGCTCTCCAGCCTGCTCCTGGCCGAAACCCCCTATGCCCAGAGAATCCAATGGGCGCAGGGAGCCTCCCTGCCCGAGGATTTCGCGCTGGACGCCATCGCCCCCGACGCCCTGTCCCGAATCGGCCAACGCGCCGACGCCATGTTCCACGCCCGCACCGCCGGTTCGCTCAAGGGCATGCGCCTGGAGGAATGGGCCCGGGCCATTGCCGGGCACTGGAACAACAGCCCGGAGAACATCACCTTTTTCACCTCGGGCAGCACGGGCGAGCCCGTACCGGCCACTCACCCCTTTGCCGTGCACGAGCAGGAAATCACGGCGCTGGCAAAACAGTTCCGGGACCGAACCCGCATCGTGGGGTTCGTGCCGCGCCACCATATCTATGGTTTCCTCTTTTCCGTGCTCCTGCCCAAGGCCCTGGAAATCGAAGTGGCCTGGCAGCAGCCCATGCCCACCCCCGGCCTGATCAGCGCCCTGCGCCCAGGCGACCTGGTCATCGCCTTCCCGCTCTTCTGGGAAAAACTGGTCCAGCTCGGCACCCCCGTCCCCGAAGGCGTCTTCGGGGTCACCTCCACCGGCCCCTGCCCGGCAGCGGTCATCCATGCCCTGCGCGAGAACGGCCTGGAACGCATGACCGAGGTCTATGGTTCCTCGGAAACCGGCGGCATCGGGTACCGGCACGAGCCCTCCGCAGCCTACACCCTGCTGCCCCACTGGAATCAAACCGACGATCCCGGGAAGCTGCTGCGCAGCATGCCCAACGCTCCCGACCGGGAATATCCGCTGCAGGACCACCTGATCTGGGAGGACCACAAACGCTTCCGTCCGGCGGGCCGCACGGACAAGGCCGTGCAGGTGGCGGGCATCAACGTCTATCCCAAGCGGGTGCGGGAAACGATCCTGGGGCACCCGGATGTCCGGGAATGCGCGGTCCGGCTTATGCGGCCCGAGGAAGGCGCCCGGCTCAAGGCCCTGGTGGTGCCCCGCGCAGAATCCGATCCCCACCGGCTCGAACAGGAGCTGCGCGTCCTGGCCGCGAAAAGCCTTACCCAGTATGAAAGGCCCGGCTCCTGGACCTTTGCGGACCGGCTGCCCACGAACACCATGGGCAAAGTCGCGGACTGGTAA